A stretch of Bombina bombina isolate aBomBom1 chromosome 2, aBomBom1.pri, whole genome shotgun sequence DNA encodes these proteins:
- the AMBN gene encoding ameloblastin, whose protein sequence is MEQVVLVLCLLGTVFTYPMYPQGAGTHGMASVSLETMRQQGPNKLTALPQLSGFGYNDPYSTLWLHGLLPPHMSYPWMHPRPQMPDNQQFEYALPIHPPPLPGVQSPKPTDPQNIPQQPPVNPAQADQLMYQPLSPMGFPGLQQVDPTLSTPQGSPADGHIQTVALFMYQTIMNKLLQQGAVDPAQDPSGVPPIHQQHPYPGLFFMQYGGGAGGPPARLGVMSSEEMQGGQAGAAHRFSALYPGLLGMGSGMGNLPQNPALQGDFTIEDDSPAAGARPAGQGASPGPNDNPLGVGQNPSVPGQEGNLAGQGEIMTFPNVNLPNMGFNPIGQSQLPQGVTPANDPRFPHDAGAGYVPYGVDETLAYSVQRETPINIDVTQTKTAIDTPIMQNDIHLQNHYFQEP, encoded by the exons ATGGAGCAAGTGGTGTTAGTTTTGTGTCTGTTGGGTACCGTCTTCACATATCCG ATGTACCCTCAAGGAGCTGGGACACATGGGATGGCCAGTGTGAGTCTTGAG acTATGAGACAGCAAGGTCCAAATAAACTGACTGCCCTCCCTCAG CTTTCAGGATTTGGATACAATGATCCCTACTCAACATTATGGCTTCATGGGCTACTACCACCTCATATGTCTTACCCGTGGATGCATCCAAGGCCACAAATGCCAGATAATCAACag TTTGAGTATGCATTACCCATACATCCTCCCCCACTGCCTGGAGTACAGTCGCCAAAGCCCACAGATCCTCAGAACATTCCACAGCAGCCTCCGGTAAACCCTGCACAAGCAGATCAACTTATGTATCAGCCTTTATCCCCCATGGGATTCCCAGGCCTTCAGCAAGTGGACCCAACTTTATCTACTCCACAAGGGTCTCCAGCAGATGGTCATATCCAAACGGTAGCATTGTTTATG TATCAAACAATAATGAATAAATTGCTGCAACAAGGAGCAGTGGATCCAGCCCAAGACCCCTCAGGAGTACCTCCCATCCATCAGCAGCAT CCATATCCCGGCCTTTTCTTTATGCAGTACGGAGGGGGAGCTGGA GGACCTCCAGCAAGACTTGGTGTTATGAGCTCTGAGGAGATGCAG GGAGGTCAAGCAGGAGCTGCACACAGATTCAGTGCCTTATATCCTGGACTTCTAGGAATGGGATCTGGAATGGGAAACCTGCCACAGAACCCAGCTCTTCAAGGAGATTTTACTATAGAAGACGACTCTCCAGCAGCGGGAGCAAGGCCAGCGGGTCAAGGGGCGTCACCAGGTCCTAATGACAACCCCTTAGGTGTTGGCCAGAATCCTTCAGTGCCTGGCCAGGAGGGAAATCTAGCAGGGCAAGGAGAGATCATGACATTCCCCAATGTCAATTTACCTAACATGGGATTTAACCCAATAGGTCAGAGCCAGTTACCTCAAGGTGTTACCCCAGCCAATGACCCAAGGTTCCCCCATGATGCAGGTGCAGGCTATGTGCCTTATGGTGTAGATGAAACATTAGCCTATAGTGTTCAAAGAGAAACTCCCATCAATATTGATGTTACTCAGACAAAAACCGCAATAGACACACCCATAATGCAAAATGATATTCATCTACAAAATCATTATTTCCAAGAGCCCTGA